A stretch of the Aggregicoccus sp. 17bor-14 genome encodes the following:
- a CDS encoding type II toxin-antitoxin system RelE/ParE family toxin, translating to MAEIVWSEPALSDLDAIADYIALENPVAASELVQRVLHHVEQLAAHPESGSRPPELPRSRYRQLVEPPCRVFYRYDGQRVFVLHVMRSERLLRKKQLASRDPR from the coding sequence ATGGCTGAAATAGTCTGGTCGGAGCCGGCGCTGAGCGACCTGGACGCCATCGCCGACTACATCGCGCTGGAGAACCCGGTGGCCGCCTCGGAGCTCGTCCAGCGCGTGCTCCATCACGTCGAGCAGCTGGCAGCGCATCCGGAGAGCGGAAGCCGGCCTCCAGAGCTCCCGCGCTCCCGCTACCGGCAGCTGGTGGAGCCGCCCTGCCGCGTCTTCTATCGTTACGACGGGCAGCGGGTCTTCGTGCTGCACGTCATGCGCTCGGAGCGCCTGCTCCGCAAGAAGCAGCTTGCCTCGCGCGACCCGCGCTGA
- a CDS encoding type II toxin-antitoxin system Phd/YefM family antitoxin, whose amino-acid sequence MRTELVTTLKRRATELLSELEQDKEPILITQHGLPSAYLVDVESYERMQQRMAVLEGIARGEQAVAEGRVATHAQAKARLSRWLK is encoded by the coding sequence ATGCGCACCGAGCTCGTCACCACCCTGAAGCGTCGGGCCACCGAGCTGCTGTCGGAGCTGGAGCAGGACAAGGAGCCCATCCTCATCACGCAGCACGGGCTTCCCAGCGCCTATCTGGTGGACGTGGAGAGCTACGAGCGGATGCAGCAGCGCATGGCGGTGCTCGAGGGCATTGCCCGCGGCGAGCAGGCAGTCGCCGAAGGGCGGGTGGCGACCCATGCTCAGGCCAAGGCGCGCCTCTCCCGATGGCTGAAATAG
- a CDS encoding V4R domain-containing protein — protein MLPLLPLTELPEPELAAPVDLLALGERTDAELDLLPYGIVGLSLDGTIEQYNLAESRLARLDRNQVLGRSFFHEVAPCTATAQFEGCFREFTRPGATARTVSFDYIFDFKFGAQQVSVEMVRAANGRRVHLVINRTRFLAPRPQVPLEIKAPLQLELAPAEPRQGVLRDRAARRAVYTPPLFFASLMGTWERMAPQAWGPFCGEWGLRWGRLAVVDLEMETLEAHLKGLRELPIQQAVELIAGSLQRQGWGRLGVDFSASRTTGAIVLTLERNALAESVGAAASPRCHLFSGYFRALFNHLAQKLLVVRELRCSAQGRGPCTFLVLSQARKAELEAAVTGADGNLARALSALEGAARARP, from the coding sequence ATGCTGCCCCTGCTCCCGCTGACCGAGTTGCCCGAGCCCGAGCTCGCTGCCCCCGTGGACCTGCTCGCGCTCGGGGAGCGCACGGACGCGGAACTGGACCTGCTGCCCTACGGCATCGTGGGTCTCTCGCTGGACGGCACCATCGAGCAGTACAACCTGGCGGAGAGCCGGCTCGCGCGCCTGGACCGCAACCAGGTGCTCGGCAGGAGCTTCTTCCACGAGGTGGCGCCCTGCACCGCCACGGCGCAGTTCGAGGGGTGCTTCCGCGAGTTCACGCGCCCCGGCGCCACCGCGCGCACGGTGAGCTTCGACTACATCTTCGATTTCAAGTTCGGCGCGCAGCAGGTGTCGGTGGAGATGGTGCGTGCGGCCAACGGCCGGCGCGTGCACCTGGTCATCAACCGCACCCGCTTCCTCGCCCCGCGCCCGCAGGTGCCGCTGGAGATAAAGGCCCCGCTGCAGCTGGAGCTCGCACCCGCGGAGCCCCGCCAGGGCGTCCTACGAGACCGGGCCGCGCGCCGCGCGGTGTACACGCCCCCGCTCTTCTTCGCGTCCCTGATGGGCACCTGGGAGCGCATGGCGCCGCAGGCCTGGGGGCCATTCTGCGGCGAGTGGGGACTGCGCTGGGGGCGGCTCGCCGTGGTGGACCTGGAGATGGAGACGCTGGAGGCACACCTCAAGGGCCTGCGCGAGCTGCCCATCCAGCAGGCCGTGGAGCTCATCGCCGGCTCGTTGCAGCGCCAGGGCTGGGGTCGGCTGGGGGTGGACTTCAGCGCGAGCCGCACGACCGGCGCCATCGTGCTCACCCTGGAGCGCAACGCGCTGGCCGAGAGTGTGGGCGCCGCGGCAAGCCCGCGCTGCCACCTCTTCAGCGGCTACTTCCGCGCCCTCTTCAACCACCTCGCGCAGAAGCTGCTGGTGGTGCGCGAGCTGCGCTGCAGCGCGCAGGGGCGTGGGCCCTGCACCTTCCTGGTGCTGAGCCAGGCGCGCAAGGCGGAGCTGGAGGCCGCGGTGACCGGTGCGGACGGCAACCTGGCGCGCGCGCTGAGCGCCCTGGAGGGAGCCGCCCGTGCCCGCCCCTGA
- a CDS encoding LanC-like protein produces MNWLPERHEPLAGAAWSPEQVRDALAALVDDVEAAWRGVDEGWPAHPRDDGERSASQYLGTAGILTGLRRMYDALGRTPRLPLPAIAEHLQHNAPPGEQHPGLLIGRTGRELAAFRELRTDASAERVLEAVRANDGAREHELLWGLPGTLLAARWMAAQTGDPRFADAAQRQARLLWDAWTHEVDGVPFWEQDLYGSRVHYLGAAHGQAGNLHALWLAARTWPGLLDRAELLARTVAFARGMAVDGPEGVNWPPLPGREAGLLHWCHGAPGIVVALSAVPPGLSPELDALLVRGAGLVWHAGPLQKGHGLCHGTAGNGFAFLALWERTGEAVWLERARAFALHALAQQARIAAEFGQGWYSLWTGDVGLGVYLCACLEGSACWDGWERF; encoded by the coding sequence ATGAACTGGCTCCCCGAGCGTCACGAGCCCCTCGCGGGCGCCGCGTGGTCCCCCGAGCAGGTGCGCGACGCCCTGGCCGCGCTCGTCGACGACGTGGAGGCCGCGTGGCGCGGCGTGGACGAAGGATGGCCCGCCCACCCGCGCGACGATGGGGAGCGCTCGGCGAGCCAGTACCTCGGGACCGCAGGCATCCTCACCGGCCTGCGCAGGATGTACGACGCGCTCGGCCGCACGCCGCGCCTTCCGCTCCCGGCCATCGCCGAGCACCTGCAGCACAACGCCCCGCCGGGAGAGCAGCACCCGGGCCTGCTCATCGGTCGCACGGGGCGGGAGCTCGCGGCCTTCCGGGAGCTGCGCACCGACGCGTCCGCCGAGCGCGTCCTCGAGGCCGTGCGCGCCAACGACGGCGCCCGGGAGCACGAGCTGTTGTGGGGCCTGCCCGGCACGCTCCTCGCCGCGCGCTGGATGGCCGCGCAGACCGGAGACCCGCGCTTCGCGGACGCCGCCCAGCGCCAGGCGCGCCTGCTCTGGGACGCGTGGACGCACGAGGTCGATGGCGTGCCCTTCTGGGAGCAGGACCTGTACGGCAGCCGCGTGCACTACCTCGGTGCGGCGCACGGACAGGCGGGCAACCTGCACGCGCTCTGGCTCGCGGCGCGCACGTGGCCCGGCCTGCTCGACCGCGCCGAGCTCCTCGCGCGCACCGTGGCCTTCGCGCGCGGGATGGCGGTGGACGGACCCGAGGGCGTCAACTGGCCCCCGCTGCCCGGCCGCGAGGCGGGGCTGCTGCACTGGTGCCACGGCGCGCCCGGCATCGTGGTGGCGCTGAGCGCCGTGCCGCCCGGACTCAGCCCCGAGCTCGACGCGCTCCTCGTCCGCGGTGCCGGGCTGGTCTGGCACGCGGGTCCGCTCCAGAAGGGCCACGGCCTCTGCCACGGCACCGCGGGCAACGGCTTCGCCTTCCTCGCGCTGTGGGAGCGCACGGGCGAGGCGGTCTGGCTCGAGCGGGCGCGCGCCTTCGCCCTGCACGCGCTCGCTCAGCAGGCGCGCATCGCGGCGGAGTTCGGCCAGGGCTGGTACTCGCTCTGGACGGGCGACGTGGGGCTCGGGGTCTACCTGTGCGCCTGCCTCGAGGGCTCGGCCTGCTGGGACGGCTGGGAGCGCTTCTGA
- a CDS encoding alpha/beta fold hydrolase, whose translation MATWSNGSCETNGVRLHFLRTGGAKPPVVLLHGLMGSGACWTLLARALEGAYDVVMPDLRGHGDSSAPRSGYRYEDHARDVVGLLQGLRLSRPVLLGHSMGGMTAAVVASQEGVELRGLVLVDPTFLSPERQREVHASDVAEQHRRALGLSKRELVAQARARHPGRSPELLELQAEARLKTRLEAFDVLTPPNPEYRAVARAIKVPTLLVIGDSPVVTREMAAELVGLNPRVQVAQVQDAGHGLPFEQPERLSEVVRSFLRELP comes from the coding sequence ATGGCCACGTGGAGCAATGGAAGCTGCGAGACGAACGGGGTGCGCCTGCACTTCTTGCGCACCGGGGGCGCGAAGCCGCCGGTCGTCCTGCTGCACGGGCTGATGGGAAGCGGCGCGTGCTGGACGCTGCTGGCGCGCGCGCTCGAGGGTGCGTACGACGTGGTCATGCCCGACCTGAGAGGGCACGGCGACTCGAGCGCGCCGCGCTCCGGGTACCGGTACGAGGACCACGCGCGCGACGTGGTGGGGCTCCTCCAGGGGCTCCGGCTCTCGCGGCCGGTCCTGCTCGGCCACTCGATGGGCGGCATGACGGCGGCCGTGGTGGCGAGCCAGGAGGGCGTGGAGCTGCGCGGCCTCGTCCTCGTCGACCCGACCTTCCTGAGCCCCGAGCGCCAGCGCGAGGTGCACGCGAGTGACGTCGCCGAGCAGCACCGTCGGGCGCTGGGGCTCTCGAAGCGGGAGCTCGTCGCGCAGGCACGCGCCCGGCACCCGGGCCGCTCGCCCGAGCTGCTCGAGCTGCAGGCCGAGGCCCGGCTGAAGACCCGCCTCGAGGCCTTCGACGTGCTCACGCCGCCCAACCCCGAGTACCGCGCCGTGGCGCGGGCGATCAAAGTCCCCACCCTGCTCGTCATCGGAGACAGCCCCGTCGTCACGCGAGAGATGGCGGCAGAGCTCGTCGGGCTCAACCCGCGCGTGCAAGTCGCGCAGGTGCAGGACGCAGGGCACGGCCTCCCCTTCGAGCAGCCCGAGCGCTTGAGCGAGGTGGTGCGGTCGTTCCTGCGAGAGCTGCCCTAG
- a CDS encoding PKD domain-containing protein, which yields MRQCVAASRVPVLAVLLTLLAGCDRVFGLDEVKLEETNFYTCNCDCSRRVIAPLGGSVYTSPGGVFISDVLLHATGAIVDGPVAAPFNGQTVPWWQVSFDSGPSGWIVESSLKNAPETRVTKASNVCLPAPYNPYLGGGGAPSFDDLQALCSGVVADEAQAAIDAQLAPLGKFFCECGARSAVVSDQFDASCTQACPDGKEVCLVAGFDPPDPTPALFENEVLQPVSVCTVSGDVQISAGGRTPKRQPQARGELQVRGRPCAPGAACALGMSYQLTSDDIEFDSGSIFASDPKFVDIGLSGATEPDAINMGSLLGFYLGEVRANTAFSSLRARRSTQLKGFYVAGRNTEGLALAMNWPSRVCRVSGQLVGQAVGDGDEGTLDAQVDVALDGLIVNQPPVPNAGLDRTVECTSPSGASVTLDASGSTDADGNLSFYEWRRGAQQLAAPSASPLLTVQQALGEQTYNLLVADRGLSADRDAVVVRVADTTAPQIACNAPATVTPSDVPGKGFPGPSWTATATDACTGVASLTASGVTCTGPGQCKAVPSGATLTLYQTGGVGNVIRWTVQARDAGGNTRQQTCEVRVVKK from the coding sequence ATGCGCCAATGTGTCGCTGCGTCACGAGTGCCGGTCCTCGCCGTCCTGCTCACGCTCCTCGCGGGCTGCGACCGGGTCTTCGGCCTGGACGAGGTGAAGCTGGAGGAGACGAACTTCTACACCTGCAACTGCGACTGCTCCCGGCGCGTCATCGCGCCCTTGGGCGGCAGCGTCTACACGTCCCCGGGCGGCGTGTTCATCAGCGATGTGCTCCTCCATGCGACCGGCGCCATCGTGGACGGGCCCGTGGCAGCGCCCTTCAATGGCCAGACGGTGCCGTGGTGGCAGGTGAGCTTCGACTCGGGGCCCTCGGGGTGGATCGTCGAGAGCTCGTTGAAGAATGCGCCCGAGACGCGGGTGACCAAGGCGTCCAACGTCTGCCTGCCGGCCCCGTACAACCCGTACCTCGGAGGCGGAGGTGCTCCCTCGTTCGACGACTTGCAGGCCCTGTGCTCGGGCGTCGTCGCGGACGAGGCGCAGGCGGCGATCGACGCGCAGCTCGCCCCGCTCGGCAAGTTCTTCTGCGAGTGCGGAGCCCGCTCGGCGGTCGTGAGCGATCAGTTCGACGCGAGCTGCACCCAGGCGTGCCCGGACGGCAAGGAGGTCTGCCTGGTTGCGGGCTTCGATCCGCCGGACCCGACGCCGGCGCTGTTCGAGAACGAGGTGCTGCAGCCGGTCAGTGTCTGCACGGTGAGCGGCGACGTGCAGATCTCGGCGGGGGGGCGCACGCCGAAGCGCCAGCCGCAGGCGCGCGGCGAGCTGCAGGTGCGCGGCCGGCCCTGCGCGCCGGGCGCCGCGTGTGCGCTCGGCATGTCCTACCAGCTGACGAGCGACGACATCGAGTTCGACTCCGGCTCCATCTTCGCGAGCGACCCGAAGTTCGTGGACATCGGCCTGTCGGGCGCGACCGAGCCGGATGCGATCAACATGGGCTCTTTGCTCGGCTTCTACCTGGGCGAGGTGCGGGCGAACACCGCGTTCAGCTCCCTGCGCGCGCGGCGCTCGACGCAGCTGAAGGGGTTCTACGTGGCGGGCCGCAACACCGAGGGCCTCGCGCTGGCGATGAACTGGCCCTCCCGGGTGTGCCGCGTCTCGGGACAGCTCGTGGGACAGGCGGTGGGAGACGGTGACGAGGGGACGCTCGACGCGCAGGTGGACGTGGCGCTCGATGGGCTCATCGTCAACCAGCCGCCCGTGCCGAACGCGGGCCTGGACCGGACGGTGGAGTGCACCTCGCCGAGCGGCGCCTCCGTCACGCTCGACGCCTCCGGCAGCACGGACGCGGACGGCAACCTCTCCTTCTACGAGTGGCGGCGCGGCGCGCAGCAGCTCGCGGCCCCCTCGGCGAGCCCGCTGCTCACGGTGCAGCAGGCGCTCGGCGAGCAGACCTACAACCTGCTCGTCGCCGACCGCGGGCTCTCGGCAGACCGCGACGCGGTGGTGGTGCGCGTGGCCGACACCACGGCGCCGCAGATTGCGTGCAACGCGCCCGCGACCGTGACGCCCAGTGACGTGCCGGGCAAGGGGTTTCCGGGCCCGTCCTGGACGGCCACCGCGACGGATGCCTGCACCGGGGTGGCGTCGCTCACGGCGAGCGGCGTGACCTGCACCGGGCCCGGGCAGTGCAAGGCCGTGCCGAGCGGCGCTACCTTGACGCTCTACCAGACGGGCGGCGTGGGGAACGTGATTCGCTGGACGGTGCAGGCGCGCGACGCGGGCGGCAACACGCGCCAGCAGACCTGCGAGGTGCGCGTGGTGAAGAAGTAG
- a CDS encoding SDR family oxidoreductase, which translates to MAHQGSAILQRVVLRRFGQPEEVAEAVLFLASARSSFMTGAELCVDGGMAQL; encoded by the coding sequence ATGGCGCACCAGGGCAGCGCCATCCTGCAGCGCGTGGTGCTCAGGCGCTTCGGGCAGCCGGAGGAGGTGGCCGAGGCGGTGCTCTTCCTCGCCTCCGCGCGCTCCTCCTTCATGACCGGCGCGGAGCTGTGCGTGGACGGCGGGATGGCGCAGCTGTAG